ctattaaaaatacaaaaattagccgggggtggtggtccatgcctgtaatctcagctactctggaggctgaggcaggagaatcgtttgaacccgggaggcggaggttgcagtgagccaagatgcgccactgcactccagcctgggcagcagagtgagactacatctcagaaaaaaaaaaaaaaaaaaaaaaaaaaaaaaaaaaaagtggtagagGGGAAGAGATCCAAGACAACTTGAGCACATGGTCAGAGAGAGAAAAGGTGGTGTGCAGATGCTGGGGAGGGCAGCACGTTATTCCAGGGAATGACAAGTGCAATAATGTGGCCTGGACGTGTGGTTAGAGAGGAGATGAAGGCTTCCGGAGTTGGGCAGGTGAAAGAATCATGAAACTGGGCCTGGAAATTCTTCCAAggttaattcattaattcatttatttaacacattTGTTTTAAGTGTCTTCTACATGCCAAGCAGTGTTCTTGGCATTGGGTGAACCAGCTGAACAAGCCCCTGGTGCCATGGGGCTTACCTTCCAGCAGGGGGAGAACTACACAAACAAGGCCAGGTTAGAGGAGCGTGCAGGCTCACAAGCCTGTAGGCACAATCCTGCAATGCCAAAAGTTCTGAAAGCATAAGGTTGTTTTTTCATACTTTGGAGCCCAAACTCAATAGGTGACAAAACCTGACCTGCAGTAGTGTGAGGCTATTTATAGTCTTTATTCACACTTGGTGTGAATTTTCATATCTTTCACTTCAGAAATATTAATGTTTCATTACCATGCTCCAGGCctttctcaataaatatataatatagactATATAAAGAGTTATGTTTGACtagtttttttaaagagttatGTAATATCAGTTACATGTCTTCCTttctcaaattgaaaaaaaactcTGAATTCCACAGCACATCTGGCCCTAAGGCTGGAAAATGGATTATGGATATGCAAGTGCTATGAAGAGAATTCAAATATGCAATGGGATAGTGTCTAGGTGGCTACAGTTTGAATATTTAGGGAGGACCCCTCTGGGAAGGTGATATTTAAGCTTagttctgaattaaaaaaaaaaaaataaaggcagtcATACAAAGATCGGGGAGAGCATTCCAAGCAGAGGGGGCAGCTAATGCAAAGATGAACACAAAGGAGGCCACTGTGGCTACAGCATATTAGGCTGGATGAAGAGTGCTATAAATTGATGGAAGTACTTCATGTAGATAGGAAAATTGTGAGTCTGGTGTGCTAAACCCTTTGGTAAATACTGTGTAGTGATTATGAGTGTGGTGGCTGTCAACAACTAGAAGGCCTGGAGGGGAATCTTCCTGGGTGAGAAAGCAGGTGGGGGGAGATATTTCAGATAgagaaaacataaagcagttaTGAGGCTGAAATGGTAGGCTAAGATTTATGGCCTCAAGACCTTGGTTTGAGGAAAAGTATAGAAGGAAGACAGATTAGATATCTGGGGCTCCAGACTCTAATGACATAGCTTCTGGTAGCTGGCTGAAAGATGTTCTAGGATGACCAAGACCTGGGTCTTAATAGTCTCCGGTTGAAGTCCAATCTGCAGTGTGTGATCTGGGCTTTTGGACTTAAAATAAATTAGACAAAGATAGAGGACAGTAGCAACACCTGAACTGATGAAAGATGTTTTTGCCTCTTTAGGTTTGTGCTTCTCAGCAGCTGTCCTAGAATGTCTGTCTCCAAGCGTCTCTCTTAGCGGCTCTCCACATTCATCTCTCTGTGATCCTATCTGGCATCTCTCTTCCTACCTATCTCGGCCTCAACATATTTCTCTTTACATGGCTCTCTCTCTGTAACTCAGATTCCTCATCTTTGGATCTCCTTGTCTGAATGTCCCAGAATCTGGTTCCGTCCATTCGTCTGTGTCTGTACTGTAATTCTCTTTCTCCAACTGGACTGTGCCCTCCTGGAAGGCATGAATCTTTTATTATTCCGCTGGGTATCTCAGGTGCCCCGCACACAGTCTAGCATATAGGAGTCTCAAATACATTCATACTCGAAGGAAGGCTTTTTCAGAGGAGAAAGGCACCCGTTCTCAATATCCACCCCTCTTCCCCCACGCGGAGCGGGCCACTTGCCAAAAGGCCAGCTAGAGAGTAGGGCGAGGGGTGTTGTGGTACTGTACTGCTGCTATTGGTCTCTTTCCCTAGCTGAAATAACTCTCTGGGGATACCTTAGCAGGAGGAATTCGCCCTCTGACCAAGGTACTAAGGTACCAGGCCACGCCCCCACGTCTCACGCGGCAGCGGCAGACACCCCGCTCCATCGCAACCGCCCCTTCCGCCGCTTCGCCTCGGCCAATCAGCGAGCGTCTGCGCCCCCATCCGGTGGAGTGGCCGGCGACAAGATGGCAGCAGCGTGTCGGAGCGTGAAGGTAGGTGCTTTGCCTCTGTTGCTTGCCCTCCTTTACGGGCCGGGTCAGCGCGGCCGTGAAACTAGGAGAAAGATCGGTTTCGGGGGAAAGGGTCATGCTTATGTAGGCCTGGTATTGTGGCCGTTGGGCTCAAGAGGTGAAAGTAAACACTCGGCGGcgcatctgtctgtctgtctatctatctatctatctatttaggGTCACGGGACGGGCTGTCTGGGGATGAGATTCCCCCTGCCCCCGAGGTCCCAACGGTGAGGAGAAGCGGCACACCTGGTTTACCCGCAGGGGTGACCACTAccgctcccctccccccttctcctcAGAAGGCTGGAGAACAGGCAGGTGACAGCGTGGGGATGGTCTGGTCAATGTAACAGCTGACCCTGACCGTGTCGCTTTTGATAGGGCCTGGTGGCGGTAATAACCGGAGGAGCCTCGGGCCTGGGCCTGGTTACGGCGGAGCGACTGGTGGGGCAGGGAGCCTCCGCTGTGCTTCTGGACCTGCCCAACTCGGGTGGGGAGGCCCAGGCCAAGAAGTTAGGAAACAACTGCGTTTTCGCCCCAGCCGACGTAAGTGGGGTCACCTCTCCTCTCCCAGGGTGTGCATGAGGTCACCAATACCGGCCTGGGAACCTGTGGGGGTCCCTCCCATAAGGGTCTCCTCTATGGGGCCGGTGGATCCATCTCCTTGTTTCTTTTGGCCTGAGCCTTCAAGCACTGTGAGACCACCTGTGATAAGGATTCTCTAAAGCTGGGATTCACAACAATGGGGATGGGGATTGGACATAACAATCTCCTGGAGGAGTTATGTATGATTTGAAAATGCATATTGTGccttgtaattttatatttacaaagtCAAAAAACTTGTTTTTATGAAACAAACTACAGAAAGTAAAACTTGATGAATCATCTTAGCAGGTAAGGATACAAAAAAGCTAGTTTATCTTCCTATCAATAATTCTCACAACagggttattatttttttttatttttgagatggagtctcgctctgtcgcccaggctagaatgcagtggcacaatctcagctccttgcaacctccaccttctgagttcaagcgattttcctgcctcaacctcccaagtagctgggattacaggcacccgccacgacgcccagctaagtttttttgtatttttagaagagatggggtttcaccatgttggccaggctggtcttgaactgctgatctcaggtgatctgcctgccttggcatcccaaagtactgggattacaggtgtgagccactgcacatggcctcaCAACAGGGTTGTATTAGTGCTCTGATCCACAGCAATTAAGAATCTTCAGGAGCATGTGAATTTATCAAGAGGGTAttgatttgaaaaatgttttgaaacattGCTCTACATTACCTAACATTTTCACCTTTGACCTactctctcaatttttttttttttttttttttttttttgagacagagtctcactgttgcccaggctggagtgcaatggcacgatctcggctcactgcaacctctgcctcccgggttcaagccattcttctgcctcagccttccaagtagctgggattacaggcatgtgtcactatgccggctaattttgtatttttagtagagacggggtttcaccacattggccaggctggtctcaaactcctgatctcaagtgatccacccgccttggcctcccagtgctgagattacaggcatgagccactgcacccagcctatctcTCAAGTTTTACAACCTTTTCTCTTGGCCTATGCCTTCTCACAAATCTCTTCTCACCCAAGTACTGGgcatgccctgccctgccctccctcaAGTTTAGTGGTGAGAGTGTGTGCTGGGAGGTGAATACCTTCTCCACTTCTCCCTTTGAAGGTGACCTCTGAGAAGGATGTGCAAACAGCTCTGGCTCTAGCAAAAGAAAAGTTTGGCCGTGTGGATGTAGCTGTCAACTGTGCAGGCATCGCGGTGGCTATCAAGACATACAACTTAAAGAAGAGCCAGGCCCATACCTTGGAAGACTTCCAGCGAGTTCTTAATGTAAGGCCTTGGAAGTTCTCCAAGGATAGTGGGAGTAAGAGGTGTCTGGCTGTGGAGGACCCCAAAGTTTTTAGGGGACAAAggcttcttctgcctcaggtCCTATACTATGTCTTCACCTGTCCTACAGGTGAATCTCATGGGCACCTTCAATGTGATCCGCCTGGTGGCTGGTGAGATGGGCCAGAATGAACCAGACCAGGGAGGCCAACGTGGGGTCATCATCAACACCGCCAGTGTGGCTGCCTTTGAGGGTCAGGTGTGTGGGCAGGGGCAAGACTTATGCCTCCTAAGTGACTTGTTGGGGCCCTCCCACCTATGACCTCTACTCTTTCTCCAGGTTGGACAAGCTGCATACTCTGCTTCCAAGGGGGGAATAGTGGGCATGACACTGCCCATTGCTCGGGATCTGGCTCCCATAGGCATCCGGGTGATGACCATTGCTCCAGGTAGACATATCCCCTCTCTCTCCATCACACCTGGGATTGGGTGGGATCCATGGACAGTTGAGAGGAGAAGGTATTCACCACCTAAGCAACAGCAGCCTTTTATCTTTGGGCCCCAGGGAAGCACCAAGAAGTAGGGCTAAAGTGAGGAAGAACGAGGTAAATATGAAAGCAAGGGTGAGTCTCTGAATTTGGCTATATTGTTTAGGTCTGTTTGGGACCCCACTGCTGACCAGCCTCCCAGAGAAAGTGCGCAACTTCTTGGCCAGCCAAGTGCCCTTTCCTAGCCGACTGGGTGACCCTGCTGAGTATGCTCACCTGGTACAGGCCATCATCGAGAACCCATTCCTCAATGGAGAGGTCATCCGGCTGGATGGGGCCATTCGTATGCAGCCTTGAagggagaaggcagagaaaaCACACGCTCCTCTGCCCTTCCTTCCCCTGGGGTACTACTCTCCAGCTTGGGAGGAAGCCCAGTAGCAATTTTGTAACTGCCTACCAGTTGTCCTCTGTGCCTAATAAAGTCTCTTTTTCTCATAGAGTGTAGGCAGTGTTGTGTGCTAGGGGGCCTGGCATGGGGAAGAAATGTGAAGGCTGTGACAGGGTTGGATGCTCAGAGCTCCAGGGTGGAGTGGGAAAGGCAATACCTTCATAATActttttgtgtcctgttacaacACGTGGACTTGATTTTGAGTGAAGAACTTTATTACCTAGGTTAGAAGGTGGGAGTATGCagcatttttctctttgactCCTAACCGCCTGTGAGCTTgatggaagagaaggaagagataaacatcCTGAACTTAGCGGCTGCTGGTGTTAAACTGCCGGTGATACTGGGCTGTAGGTTGATTGGTATAGATTACTGAATTCAGGTAATCCTGCCTGTGAAAGAAGTCCAGAGATCTCAGCTGACatgctttccctctctccttggtTCCTCACcatccctcttctccctcccttggCATTtatctccaccaccaccacctagaACTCACTGGGCTTTTTGCTCATTAGCCAGCTGCTGGTTGAAGGAACCTAGACCCCTTTGAAATACAGCACACAATTCCCTCTCCTGCTCTTCTAGTTCCAGCAATGCCTGGGCTGAACTCATGGTCTGGCTTTTCCATTCAGTATCCAGTGTTTTCTCAGCCTGACGGTGAGCTTCCTTCTTAGAGCGTTGTACTTCCTGCTCTTTCCTGATGGCAGCTCGCTGCTCTGGAGTCATGCCCTTCCAGCAATAGGGCAGGACCCGGTGGGGAGCCGTACGGTGTTGGGCGACCTGGGGGTTTTCAGTCAGTAGGTCACTTGTGCTCTGGTGCCGGATCTCTGCAAGGTTGGCCTTCTGTTCACGCTGACGCTCACAGCGCCGACGCCCAGCCTGCACAGCTGCCTGGTGGAGCCCCCAAATGCAAACATTTGGGTGCCCAACCTCAGGGAACTCTGTCACAGGGGAGGGGGGAACGTGGCCCTACTCTTCCAtctcaaggaaagaaagaacacatACTACATGGCCTTTCAATGCCCCTAATGTATGTGTTGGGGATAATGGGCAGGGAACTTCTCTGCCTTCAGGAAACCTTTAGACTGAGAAGCGGAGGGTGAGAGGGCAATGTTCTGTTCTCAAGTCATCCTGCttctggaggtggggagaggtgaCTTGTACCCTAAGAGGGGCCTTTGGTGAAAGGGGAGTACTCAGATGAGAGGGCTGATGCTGATTGAAGAGGGGATGTAAGAGGAAGAATGTGGCTAAGGTTCCCCAGGACTTTGTTCAGCA
This genomic stretch from Chlorocebus sabaeus isolate Y175 chromosome X, mChlSab1.0.hap1, whole genome shotgun sequence harbors:
- the RIBC1 gene encoding RIB43A-like with coiled-coils protein 1 isoform X3, with the protein product MYNINQSTDTKEAAAIEARRNREKERQNRFFNVRNRVMGVDVQALNNQVGDRKRREAAERSKEAAYDALSNQLRLAMDAQATHLARLEESCRAAMMCAMANANKAQAAVQAGRRRCERQREQKANLAEIRHQSTSDLLTENPQVAQHRTAPHRVLPYCWKGMTPEQRAAIRKEQEVQRSKKEAHRQAEKTLDTEWKSQTMSSAQALLELEEQERELCAVFQRGLGSFNQQLANEQKAQ
- the HSD17B10 gene encoding 3-hydroxyacyl-CoA dehydrogenase type-2, whose translation is MAAACRSVKGLVAVITGGASGLGLVTAERLVGQGASAVLLDLPNSGGEAQAKKLGNNCVFAPADVTSEKDVQTALALAKEKFGRVDVAVNCAGIAVAIKTYNLKKSQAHTLEDFQRVLNVNLMGTFNVIRLVAGEMGQNEPDQGGQRGVIINTASVAAFEGQVGQAAYSASKGGIVGMTLPIARDLAPIGIRVMTIAPGLFGTPLLTSLPEKVRNFLASQVPFPSRLGDPAEYAHLVQAIIENPFLNGEVIRLDGAIRMQP
- the RIBC1 gene encoding RIB43A-like with coiled-coils protein 1 isoform X2 is translated as MYNINQSTDTKEAAAIEARRNREKERQNRFFNVRNRVMGVDVQALNNQVGDRKRREAAERSKEAAYASLQYFSGEDLDRATRLRMQQGQFRYNLERQQQEQQQAKVHENCADALSNQLRLAMDAQATHLARLEESCRAAMMCAMANANKAQAAVQAGRRRCERQREQKANLAEIRHQSTSDLLTENPQVAQHRTAPHRVLPYCWKGMTPEQRAAIRKEQEVQRSKKEAHRQAEKTLDTEWKSQTMSSAQALLELEEQERELCAVFQRGLGSFNQQLANEQKAQQDYLNSVIYTNQPTAQYHRQFNTSSR